The Sinomicrobium kalidii genome contains a region encoding:
- a CDS encoding beta-ketoacyl synthase N-terminal-like domain-containing protein → MTDIYLSHNNIISSLGFDSETVATNIGNKVPGLKRIEDINILPRPFYASLIDEDVLNDTYVSWPGTSPEKPHTRLEKMMICALAPVIRASGIPVGKRTGLIIATTKGNIDVLEKDSPFPESRAYLGELGKKIAEFFGFRNNAIVLSNACVSGILAVAIAKRYISNGMYDHVFIVSGDLVTPFTLSGFNSFQALSPEPCRPFDKDRTGINIGEAAASALVTGSTDKLAEEAVFIRGEGSCNDANHISGPSRTGEGLYRSIISASKQACIPAEDIDYISAHGTGTLYNDEMEAIAFNRLGLENTPVNSLKGYFGHTLGASGLLETIVGMHSLKRNMLYPSPGYEKCGVSQPIRVITETTPKEMRTFLKTASGFGGCNTAVIFQKPDKR, encoded by the coding sequence ATGACTGATATTTACCTTTCACATAACAATATCATCTCGTCCCTCGGTTTCGACAGTGAAACGGTCGCAACCAATATCGGTAACAAGGTACCGGGACTAAAACGGATAGAAGACATCAACATTTTACCCCGGCCTTTTTATGCTTCCCTCATAGATGAGGATGTCCTTAACGACACGTACGTGAGTTGGCCCGGTACATCTCCGGAAAAGCCGCATACCCGGCTGGAAAAAATGATGATATGCGCACTGGCCCCTGTCATCCGGGCATCCGGAATACCGGTCGGCAAACGTACCGGGCTCATTATTGCTACCACCAAGGGAAATATAGATGTACTGGAAAAAGACAGCCCGTTTCCGGAAAGCCGCGCCTATCTCGGTGAGTTGGGTAAAAAAATTGCGGAATTCTTCGGTTTCCGGAACAACGCCATTGTTTTATCCAATGCCTGTGTTTCGGGTATCCTCGCTGTGGCCATTGCCAAACGCTATATTTCTAACGGGATGTACGATCATGTTTTTATCGTATCCGGAGACCTTGTCACCCCGTTCACCCTTTCGGGTTTTAATTCGTTCCAGGCATTAAGCCCCGAACCCTGCAGGCCGTTCGACAAGGACAGGACGGGTATCAACATCGGTGAAGCAGCTGCAAGTGCCCTGGTAACAGGAAGCACCGACAAGCTTGCAGAAGAAGCAGTCTTTATCCGTGGTGAAGGTTCTTGCAATGATGCCAATCATATTTCCGGGCCATCGCGTACCGGAGAAGGACTATACCGAAGCATCATATCCGCATCGAAACAGGCTTGCATACCGGCCGAAGATATTGATTATATCTCCGCTCACGGTACCGGGACTTTGTATAACGATGAAATGGAAGCCATTGCCTTTAACCGCCTCGGGCTTGAGAATACCCCGGTCAACAGCCTTAAAGGTTATTTCGGACATACCCTCGGGGCTTCCGGTTTACTGGAGACCATTGTGGGAATGCATTCCCTGAAACGAAATATGCTCTATCCTTCTCCCGGCTATGAAAAGTGCGGGGTAAGCCAACCGATCCGGGTCATTACGGAAACCACACCGAAAGAAATGCGGACATTCCTGAAAACAGCTTCCGGTTTCGGCGGATGCAACACTGCCGTGATCTTTCAGAAACCAGACAAGAGATAG
- a CDS encoding ABC transporter ATP-binding protein, producing the protein MIRTERVSKIYKGADRYSLTNLNLDIAEKEIFGLLGPNGAGKTTLISILCALIKPTTGSFSIDGLNYTKHKNRLKQRIGIVPQEYALYPSLTPVENLRYFGSMYGLKGRELDEKIHTALEHLGLTSFTCKKIATFSGGMKRRVNLIAGVLHRPKVLFLDEPTVGVDVQSKNVIIRFLHELNEKGTTIIYTSHHLNEAEMLCSEVAIIDHGRIISKGKPRELIKNCEGAHNLEEVFLSLTGKALRDHA; encoded by the coding sequence ATGATAAGGACAGAACGCGTTTCAAAAATCTATAAGGGTGCAGACCGGTATTCACTGACCAATCTGAACCTGGATATTGCCGAAAAGGAGATATTCGGCCTGCTCGGCCCGAACGGCGCGGGGAAAACCACCCTGATCTCCATTTTGTGTGCCCTTATCAAACCGACTACCGGGTCATTTTCCATAGACGGGCTTAACTATACCAAGCATAAAAACCGGCTTAAACAACGGATAGGTATTGTACCGCAGGAATACGCCCTCTACCCTTCCCTTACTCCCGTGGAAAACCTGAGATACTTCGGGAGCATGTACGGACTGAAAGGCCGCGAACTTGACGAAAAAATACATACCGCCCTGGAACACCTGGGGCTGACATCTTTTACCTGTAAAAAGATAGCAACCTTTTCCGGCGGAATGAAACGCCGGGTCAACCTGATAGCAGGGGTTCTTCACCGCCCGAAGGTATTGTTCCTGGATGAGCCCACCGTTGGTGTGGATGTGCAATCCAAAAACGTCATTATCCGTTTTTTGCACGAACTCAACGAAAAAGGGACCACTATTATTTACACCTCCCATCACCTGAACGAAGCTGAAATGTTGTGTTCGGAAGTGGCCATTATAGACCACGGCAGGATCATCAGTAAAGGAAAACCCCGCGAGCTTATAAAAAACTGCGAAGGGGCACATAACCTGGAAGAAGTTTTCCTGAGTTTAACCGGAAAAGCACTGAGGGACCATGCATAA
- a CDS encoding 3-oxoacyl-ACP synthase has product MNNNFHIKSFCTIRRGTITLDNTAVYNTDEPDFSTFIKSAYKSLSINYPKFFKMDRLSKLAFMAADILLTREKENMDNPENTAVLFSNRASSLDTDRMHQQTIQNRDDYFPSPAVFVYTLPNICVGEICIKHKLYAENSFFIFDRFDPEHLWGYANSLLIDGKAENALCGWVELDGAHYEAFLYLVSREGNIKHNKTNIATLYNT; this is encoded by the coding sequence ATGAACAACAATTTTCACATAAAATCTTTTTGTACGATACGCCGGGGAACAATAACCCTTGACAATACCGCAGTTTACAATACCGATGAACCCGATTTCTCCACTTTTATAAAAAGCGCTTACAAAAGCCTGAGCATCAATTACCCGAAATTCTTTAAAATGGACCGCCTGAGCAAACTGGCCTTTATGGCGGCCGATATACTGCTTACACGGGAAAAGGAGAACATGGATAACCCGGAAAATACAGCGGTCCTGTTTTCCAACAGGGCTTCAAGTCTGGATACGGACAGAATGCATCAGCAGACCATTCAAAACAGGGATGATTATTTTCCCAGCCCGGCAGTATTTGTGTACACCCTGCCCAATATCTGTGTCGGGGAGATATGCATAAAACACAAGCTCTACGCTGAAAATAGTTTTTTTATCTTTGACCGGTTCGATCCGGAACACCTTTGGGGGTATGCTAACAGTCTTCTGATTGACGGCAAGGCGGAAAACGCACTTTGCGGCTGGGTAGAACTGGACGGAGCACATTACGAGGCATTTCTGTATCTCGTCAGCCGAGAGGGGAACATAAAACACAATAAAACGAACATAGCGACCTTATATAACACCTGA
- a CDS encoding BtrH N-terminal domain-containing protein — MEINFTHHQSAHCENGVVSNLMRHYGFDVSEPMVFGIGSGLLFCYIPFLKVNHAPAISYRVMPGFIFKRFAKRTGITFKREKFKNPQSAKQKLDENIDKNNPVGLQVGVYHLEYFPDDYRFHFNAHNLVVYGRENGNYLISDPVMETVTSLTEKQLEKARFAKGAFAPKGHLYYPTGFPEALQLETAIIKGIKQTCRDMLAPVPIVGINGIRMTAKRIRRWPEKKGTKTANHYLGQIVRMQEEIGTGGGGFRYIYAAFLQEAAEVLKNPKLKKLSEEMTAIGDSWRDFALEASRIYKKRNAKTDISAYRDIADRLESLADREKTFFRELQKAIR, encoded by the coding sequence ATGGAGATTAACTTTACGCATCACCAGTCGGCCCATTGCGAAAACGGCGTGGTTTCCAATTTAATGAGACACTACGGATTTGATGTCAGTGAACCGATGGTATTCGGTATTGGTTCGGGCCTTCTCTTCTGTTACATTCCGTTTTTGAAGGTCAATCATGCCCCTGCCATAAGTTACAGGGTAATGCCGGGTTTTATTTTCAAGCGTTTTGCCAAACGGACGGGGATCACCTTTAAGCGTGAAAAATTCAAAAATCCGCAGTCGGCAAAGCAAAAACTGGATGAAAATATCGATAAAAACAATCCCGTGGGACTTCAGGTGGGTGTGTATCACCTGGAATATTTTCCGGATGACTACCGTTTTCATTTTAATGCCCACAACCTGGTGGTCTATGGCCGGGAAAACGGGAATTACCTCATAAGTGACCCGGTCATGGAAACCGTAACTTCACTTACTGAAAAACAACTGGAAAAAGCCCGCTTTGCCAAAGGTGCATTTGCCCCGAAAGGACACCTCTACTACCCTACAGGTTTTCCGGAGGCATTACAACTCGAAACCGCCATTATCAAAGGAATTAAACAAACCTGTCGCGATATGCTTGCTCCCGTGCCCATTGTGGGCATAAACGGAATACGGATGACCGCAAAACGCATCCGCCGCTGGCCGGAGAAAAAGGGGACCAAAACAGCCAATCATTACCTGGGGCAAATTGTTAGAATGCAGGAAGAAATAGGTACGGGAGGCGGTGGTTTCCGGTATATTTATGCCGCATTTTTACAGGAAGCCGCCGAAGTACTGAAGAATCCGAAACTGAAAAAACTATCAGAAGAAATGACGGCAATCGGTGATTCCTGGCGTGATTTTGCCCTGGAGGCTTCACGTATTTATAAAAAACGTAACGCCAAAACCGATATAAGTGCCTATCGCGATATCGCCGATCGACTGGAAAGCCTTGCCGACAGGGAAAAAACCTTTTTCAGGGAACTGCAAAAAGCCATACGATAA
- a CDS encoding acyl-CoA thioesterase: protein MKRKTQYKTKELSHTTQIRVRFVETDPLGIVWHGNYIQYFEDGREAFGRHHGISYLDQKKHGYATPIVKSGTDHKLPLRYGDIATVKTIYVDSPAAKIVFRYEIYDQQERLVCTGETVQVFVDNMGEGDLSLVIPQFFMDWKKKAGLADD from the coding sequence ATGAAAAGAAAAACGCAGTATAAAACAAAAGAGCTATCCCATACCACACAGATCAGGGTTCGTTTTGTGGAAACCGATCCGTTAGGTATTGTATGGCACGGGAACTATATTCAATATTTTGAAGACGGACGCGAAGCCTTTGGCAGGCATCACGGCATCTCCTATCTGGACCAGAAAAAACACGGCTACGCTACCCCGATAGTCAAATCGGGTACAGACCACAAACTTCCGCTGCGCTACGGAGATATTGCCACCGTAAAAACAATTTATGTAGACAGCCCGGCCGCCAAAATAGTGTTCCGTTACGAGATCTACGACCAGCAGGAACGACTGGTATGTACCGGGGAAACCGTACAGGTGTTTGTGGACAATATGGGAGAAGGCGATCTTTCACTTGTCATCCCGCAGTTTTTTATGGACTGGAAGAAAAAAGCAGGACTTGCGGATGACTGA
- a CDS encoding ABC transporter permease: MKTPLHLDIRTLLPHRAPFLMIDNILSLTDVDVTTSFRIQKDCIFNDNGTFNETGLIENAAQTCSAIVGQRYFKNGKLINRKTRLIGFISTIKNVTVNTCPEVGRTIVSNATLKSRSDTGQYCLCSMECVVRESNRELLSCEMNLIIQELSV; encoded by the coding sequence ATGAAAACACCGCTCCATTTAGATATCAGGACCCTGCTCCCGCACCGCGCCCCTTTTTTGATGATAGACAATATACTGTCCCTCACCGATGTCGATGTCACCACATCGTTCCGTATACAAAAAGATTGTATATTTAATGACAACGGCACATTCAACGAAACCGGACTGATAGAAAATGCCGCCCAGACCTGTTCGGCAATCGTGGGGCAGCGTTATTTCAAAAACGGCAAGCTCATAAACCGGAAAACCCGGCTGATCGGTTTTATTAGCACCATAAAAAATGTAACCGTCAATACCTGCCCGGAAGTGGGGAGGACCATTGTGTCAAACGCCACCTTAAAATCCCGGTCCGATACCGGTCAGTACTGCCTCTGTTCCATGGAGTGCGTGGTCAGGGAAAGCAATAGAGAATTATTATCTTGTGAAATGAACCTGATAATTCAGGAATTAAGTGTATAA
- a CDS encoding beta-ketoacyl-[acyl-carrier-protein] synthase family protein gives MNNSSVAITGMGIISSIGNGPEENYRSLISGKAGISRVSGIDTIHRNSIMVGEIALTNRQLERMLGLPENNNYSRTALLGEIAACEAVQNAGITDINTYKTGLISATSVGGMDMTENYYYDYLEDQTVQKYVESHHAGDATRKIAAKLGIEQSLVTTVSTACSSAANAIMFGARLIKSGKLDRVVVGGADCLSKFTINGFNSLMILSDTYCTPFDENRKGLNLGEAAAFLVLESDTVIKAENKAVLAYLKGYGNANDAYHQTASSDNGDGATLAMEKALKTAGLQPGEIDYINAHGTATGNNDLSEGRAFIRVFGNNVPDFSSTKAYTGHTLAAAGAIEAVYSIMALQNNVIYPNLNFKTKMKEFDIIPQLKTVSKELQTVLSNSLGFGGNCSTLIFSKTP, from the coding sequence ATGAACAACAGCAGTGTTGCAATAACAGGAATGGGTATTATATCTTCCATCGGAAACGGCCCGGAAGAAAATTACCGTTCGCTTATTTCCGGGAAGGCCGGTATTTCCAGGGTATCCGGGATAGATACCATACACCGTAACAGCATCATGGTGGGAGAAATTGCTCTTACCAACCGCCAACTGGAACGAATGCTGGGACTTCCCGAAAACAACAACTATTCCAGAACGGCATTACTCGGAGAAATTGCGGCATGTGAAGCAGTGCAAAATGCAGGTATTACCGATATAAATACTTATAAAACAGGATTGATCTCTGCCACCAGCGTCGGCGGTATGGACATGACGGAAAATTATTATTACGATTACCTGGAAGATCAAACTGTTCAGAAGTATGTTGAAAGCCATCATGCCGGGGACGCTACCCGGAAGATAGCAGCAAAACTGGGCATCGAACAAAGCCTGGTCACTACCGTAAGTACGGCCTGTTCTTCAGCGGCAAACGCCATTATGTTCGGGGCACGCCTGATAAAATCGGGCAAACTGGACCGTGTTGTTGTGGGTGGGGCCGATTGCCTCTCGAAATTCACGATCAATGGTTTTAACAGCCTAATGATATTGTCAGACACTTACTGTACCCCTTTCGACGAAAACCGGAAAGGGCTCAACCTGGGAGAAGCTGCTGCATTTCTTGTGCTGGAATCGGATACTGTGATAAAAGCTGAAAACAAAGCTGTCCTGGCCTATCTGAAAGGCTATGGCAATGCCAACGACGCCTATCATCAAACGGCTTCGTCCGATAATGGTGACGGTGCTACACTGGCGATGGAAAAAGCGCTTAAAACAGCCGGTCTGCAGCCCGGGGAAATCGACTATATCAATGCACACGGAACCGCTACGGGAAACAACGACCTGTCAGAAGGACGGGCATTCATCCGGGTTTTCGGCAATAATGTCCCGGATTTCAGTTCCACCAAAGCATATACGGGGCATACCCTGGCAGCTGCCGGGGCCATAGAAGCAGTGTATAGCATTATGGCGCTGCAGAATAATGTTATTTACCCGAACCTTAACTTCAAGACAAAAATGAAGGAGTTCGACATCATACCACAGTTAAAAACAGTAAGTAAAGAACTGCAAACGGTACTGTCCAATTCCCTGGGTTTCGGAGGTAATTGCTCCACGCTGATATTTTCCAAAACCCCTTAG
- a CDS encoding beta-ketoacyl-ACP synthase III, whose protein sequence is MKNVYITKTAKFLPNRPVGNDEMEKRLGIINGKVSRAKNMVLRSNRIKTRYYAIDDNGNITHNNAQLTKKVVEHLCHDTLEPENIELLSCGTSSPDQILPSHAAMVHGLLKNGNMDIGTFSGACCSGMHALKYGYLSVKSGQTRNAVCTGSERTSSWLKSSVYEDEIRHLESLEENPILAFQKDFLRWMLSDGAGAFLLEDQPRGEISLKIEWMEGHSYAHETESCMYAGAEKLENGNLKPWSEYPSDQWSKKSIFAVKQDVKILEQHILKKGVDSMKISMNKHNLNPCDIDYYLPHISSYYFRERLYEEMKKQGVEIPWKNWFMNLEKVGNIGAASIYIMLEELMASGTLKKGDRILLSVPESARFSYAYALLTVC, encoded by the coding sequence ATGAAAAACGTTTACATAACCAAAACTGCAAAATTCCTGCCCAACCGACCGGTGGGCAATGACGAAATGGAAAAAAGACTGGGTATCATCAACGGAAAAGTGTCCAGGGCAAAAAACATGGTATTGCGCAGCAACCGTATAAAAACCAGGTACTATGCCATAGATGACAACGGAAACATTACCCACAACAATGCACAGCTCACTAAAAAGGTGGTAGAACACCTTTGTCATGATACACTTGAACCGGAAAACATTGAACTGCTGTCCTGCGGCACCTCCAGTCCGGACCAGATACTGCCTTCCCACGCGGCTATGGTACACGGTCTTCTGAAGAACGGTAACATGGACATCGGTACTTTTTCCGGTGCGTGCTGTTCCGGGATGCACGCGCTCAAATACGGATACCTTTCCGTAAAGTCGGGACAGACAAGAAATGCGGTTTGTACGGGTTCGGAACGCACCTCTTCATGGCTGAAATCGTCTGTCTACGAGGATGAGATCAGGCATCTGGAATCTCTCGAAGAAAATCCCATCCTGGCCTTTCAGAAAGATTTTCTGCGCTGGATGCTCTCCGACGGTGCCGGGGCTTTTCTCCTCGAAGACCAGCCGAGAGGGGAGATTTCGCTGAAGATCGAATGGATGGAAGGTCACTCTTATGCCCACGAAACAGAATCCTGCATGTATGCCGGAGCCGAGAAACTCGAAAACGGCAATCTCAAACCCTGGAGTGAATACCCTTCCGACCAGTGGAGTAAAAAGTCTATATTTGCCGTAAAACAGGACGTAAAGATCCTGGAGCAGCACATACTCAAGAAAGGAGTGGACAGCATGAAAATATCCATGAACAAGCACAATCTTAATCCTTGTGATATAGATTATTACCTTCCACATATATCTTCTTATTATTTCAGGGAAAGACTGTATGAAGAAATGAAAAAGCAGGGAGTGGAAATTCCCTGGAAAAACTGGTTCATGAACCTCGAAAAAGTGGGAAACATAGGTGCAGCTTCCATTTATATCATGCTGGAAGAACTCATGGCCTCGGGAACACTGAAAAAAGGAGACCGTATATTGCTCTCCGTACCGGAAAGTGCCCGTTTTTCATATGCTTATGCCCTTTTAACCGTTTGTTAA
- a CDS encoding phosphopantetheine-binding protein: MEQLKRELKENIINRLNLEDISVEDIGDDDILFGDGLGLDSIDALELIVMLDKNYGIKLTDPKEGRSIFVNVSTMAAYITEHRTK, translated from the coding sequence ATGGAACAATTAAAACGTGAACTCAAGGAAAACATTATCAATCGTCTTAATCTGGAAGACATCTCCGTAGAAGATATCGGGGACGACGATATACTCTTCGGCGACGGCCTCGGGCTGGATTCCATTGACGCCCTGGAACTGATCGTAATGCTCGACAAAAATTACGGCATAAAACTGACAGACCCCAAGGAAGGACGGTCCATTTTTGTCAATGTCAGCACTATGGCCGCCTATATTACCGAACACAGAACAAAATAA
- a CDS encoding ABC transporter permease: MHKLIASTYKEFLLLIRDPGGIAILFIMPLVLLVTITLIQDSTFKTVSDTSIPVLVVNKDSGHVSEDILKGLKTSGAFEIVYKNSEETARSLVFSGDYQLAVIIPEQLTSGLEERVNRNVNGIMARMGFAENDSIPSNNISPREVKLYFDPAVQQSFKGNIKNGIDKMISRIETAAIYRTFQQQLSDDPGEKLFDTESFITFREILPGNEGRKYIPNSVQHNVPAWSLFAIFFIIVPLSINIVKEKGQGTFVRLRIQPVSYATVLGGKTITYLAVCLIQFSLMLLVGIYLFPRLGLSRLDVSGRLPLLLVVIFFAGLAAIGLGLLLGTIARTQEQSAPFGATLVVILAALGGVWVPVFIMPEIMQALSHISPMNWGLNAFYDVFLRNASFSDILPEIALLFLFFAITTVTAVIYNEKKNAV, encoded by the coding sequence ATGCATAAATTAATCGCATCGACATACAAGGAGTTTCTTTTACTCATCCGCGATCCCGGCGGTATTGCCATATTGTTCATCATGCCATTGGTGCTTCTTGTCACCATAACACTGATACAGGACAGCACTTTCAAAACCGTTAGCGATACCAGTATTCCGGTATTGGTGGTCAACAAAGACAGCGGACATGTTTCGGAAGACATTCTCAAAGGGCTCAAAACCTCGGGCGCATTTGAAATCGTCTATAAAAATTCTGAAGAGACCGCCAGGTCACTGGTTTTCAGTGGCGACTACCAGCTCGCTGTCATCATTCCGGAACAACTTACCTCGGGCCTGGAAGAAAGGGTCAACCGGAATGTAAACGGTATTATGGCCCGAATGGGCTTTGCCGAAAATGACAGTATACCGTCAAATAACATTTCTCCGAGGGAAGTAAAACTCTATTTTGATCCCGCCGTACAACAATCCTTTAAAGGCAACATAAAGAACGGGATAGACAAAATGATCTCCCGCATAGAAACCGCGGCCATTTACAGGACCTTTCAGCAACAACTCAGTGACGACCCGGGCGAAAAACTGTTTGATACCGAAAGTTTTATCACCTTCCGGGAAATACTCCCCGGAAATGAAGGCCGGAAATACATTCCCAATTCGGTACAACACAATGTGCCCGCATGGTCATTATTCGCCATATTTTTTATTATTGTTCCCCTGTCCATAAACATTGTAAAGGAAAAAGGGCAGGGAACTTTTGTCCGGCTACGTATCCAGCCCGTGTCTTATGCTACCGTGCTGGGCGGGAAAACCATAACATACCTCGCGGTATGCCTGATCCAGTTTTCACTGATGCTGCTGGTTGGCATATACCTGTTCCCCCGCCTCGGGCTTTCCCGGCTCGATGTTTCCGGCCGTTTGCCGTTACTCCTCGTTGTTATCTTTTTTGCAGGACTTGCGGCCATAGGCCTGGGGCTTCTGCTGGGCACTATTGCCCGCACACAGGAACAATCGGCCCCTTTCGGTGCCACCCTCGTCGTGATCCTTGCCGCCCTGGGCGGAGTATGGGTACCCGTATTCATCATGCCGGAGATTATGCAGGCCCTGTCGCATATTTCACCGATGAACTGGGGACTCAATGCCTTTTACGATGTATTTTTGCGGAACGCGTCTTTTTCGGACATCCTGCCGGAAATTGCTTTGCTGTTCCTCTTTTTTGCCATAACTACCGTAACCGCAGTAATTTATAATGAAAAGAAAAACGCAGTATAA